A genomic stretch from Acinonyx jubatus isolate Ajub_Pintada_27869175 chromosome E2, VMU_Ajub_asm_v1.0, whole genome shotgun sequence includes:
- the LOC128313312 gene encoding translation initiation factor IF-2-like, whose translation MYRRRPGSWAETQHGEGDSLLSGERHSAWEGGDRGARYACEPPAPRTEVPGAPKATRRRLRPRLKASERGGDSGGQGSQRNPRGRWALKSAAGRAHSEPGICLWPQLPPRRGIQAPGNDPRKNTPHLPPLGPGPRLERLGSAPRSQRANSTHLGPRLRVLRPAPARSQARRHCSPPPLPPPAAPTSPSPHPGTARDGVRASPVRRTAWRERAARACAPRPRAGCLPEPGLARSVRGPVAAAGRPTGALGQLPPAHAEFSIIIKESPRTCLR comes from the exons ATGTACCGGAGGCG GCCGGGGAGCTGGGCGGAGACGCAGCACGGAGAAGGGGACTCTCTCCTCTCCGGCGAGCGCCACTCGGCCTGGGAAGGCGGCGACCGCGGGGCACGCTACGCCTGCGAGCCCCCAGCTCCTCGCACGGAGGTGCCAGGCGCCCCGAAGGCGACGAGGAGGCGTCTACGGCCGAGGCTGAAGGCTTCTGAGCGGGGGGGGGACAGCGGGGGACAAGGAAGCCAGAGGAACCCGAGAGGACGGTGGGCTTTGAAAAGCGCCGCGGGGCGGGCGCACTCCGAGCCCGGCATCTGTCTTTGGCCCCAGCTCCCGCCGAGGCGAGGCATCCAGGCTCCTGGCAACGACCCGCGAAAAAacacccctcacctccctcctctcGGCCCAGGGCCCCGGCTGGAGAGGCTGGGCTCGGCGCCCCGCAGTCAGCGCGCGAACAGCACTCACCTGGGTCCTCGCTTGCGTGTGCTGCGCCCAGCTCCTGCGCGGTCCCAGGCTCGGCGCcactgttccccacccccccttccgcccccggccgcccccaccagccccagcccccaccccgggaCTGCGAGGGACGGCGTGCGTGCGAGCCCCGTGCGGCGGACAGCCTGGCGCGAGAGGGCCGCCAGGGCCTGTGCTCCCCGCCCGCGCGCAGGCTGCCTTCCGGAACCTGGCCTGGCGCGCAGTGTCAGAGGCCCCGTGGCGGCGGCAGGCCGACCCACAGGGGCATTAGGCCAACTCCCCCCCGCGCACGCGGAATTCTCTATTATTATTAAAGAATCCCCCAGAACGTGTTTACGTTGA
- the FOXF1 gene encoding forkhead box protein F1, translating to MSSAPEKQQPPHGGGGGGGGGGGGGGGAAMDPASSGPSKAKKTNAGIRRPEKPPYSYIALIVMAIQSSPTKRLTLSEIYQFLQSRFPFFRGSYQGWKNSVRHNLSLNECFIKLPKGLGRPGKGHYWTIDPASEFMFEEGSFRRRPRGFRRKCQALKPMYSMMNGLGFNHLPDTYGFQSSAGGLSCPPNSLALEGGLGMMNGHLPGNVDGMALPSHSVPHLPANGGHSYMGSCGGAAAGEYPHHDSSVPASPLLPAAAGGVMEPHAVYSGSTAAWPPSASAALNSGASYIKQQPLSPCNPTANPLSGSLSTHSLDQPYLHQNSHNAPAELQGIPRYHSQSPGMCDRKEFVFSFNTMAPSSMHSAGSGSYYHQQVTYQDIKPCVM from the exons ATGTCTTCGGCGCCCGAGAAGCAGCAGCCACCgcacggcggcggcggcggcggcgggggcggcgggggcggcggcggtggcgcGGCCATGGACCCCGCGTCGTCCGGCCCGTCCAAGGCCAAGAAGACCAACGCCGGCATCCGGCGCCCCGAGAAGCCGCCCTACTCGTACATCGCGCTCATCGTCATGGCCATCCAGAGCTCGCCCACCAAGCGCCTGACGCTCAGCGAGATCTACCAGTTCCTGCAGAGTCGCTTCCCCTTCTTCCGCGGCTCCTACCAGGGCTGGAAGAACTCGGTGCGCCACAACCTCTCGCTCAACGAGTGCTTCATCAAGCTGCCCAAGGGCCTGGGGCGGCCCGGCAAGGGCCACTACTGGACCATCGACCCCGCCAGCGAGTTCATGTTCGAGGAGGGCTCCTTTCGGCGGCGGCCGCGCGGCTTCCGAAGGAAATGCCAGGCGCTCAAACCCATGTACAGCATGATGAACGGGCTGGGCTTCAACCACCTCCCGGACACCTACGGCTTCCAGAGCTCCGCGGGCGGCCTCTCGTGCCCGCCCAACAGCCTGGCGCTGGAGGGCGGCCTGGGCATGATGAACGGCCACTTGCCGGGCAACGTGGACGGCATGGCCTTGCCCAGCCACTCGGTGCCACACCTGCCCGCCAACGGCGGCCACTCGTACATGGGCAGCTGTGGCGGTGCCGCGGCCGGTGAGTACCCGCACCACGACAGCTCCGTGCCGGCCTCCCCGCTGCTGCCTGCGGCCGCCGGCGGGGTCATGGAGCCGCACGCAGTCTACTCGGGCTCCACGGCCGCCTGGCCGCCCTCAGCCTCTGCCGCGCTCAACAGCGGCGCCTCCTACATCAAGCAGCAGCCCCTGTCCCCCTGCAACCCCACGGCCAACCCCCTGTCCGGCAGCCTCTCCACGCACTCCCTGGACCAGCCGTATCTACACCAGAACAGTCACAACGCCCCAGCCGAGCTGCAAG GCATCCCGAGGTATCACTCCCAGTCGCCCGGCATGTGTGACCGCAAGGAGTTCGTCTTCTCCTTCAACACCATGGCGCCCTCGTCCATGCACTCGGCGGGCAGCGGCTCCTACTACCACCAGCAGGTCACCTACCAAGACATCAAGCCCTGCGTGATGTGA